The following are encoded together in the Kineosporiaceae bacterium genome:
- a CDS encoding aldose 1-epimerase, translating into MPDIQLQTASGDAAVIISPDNGGRWASLRVGDLELLGRGGHRLLDWGNYPMAPYAGRIRGGRIDWNGRRHQLPIDMPPHAIHGVTLDRSWQVLDLASHHATLRCDFDSRWPWRGHVVQHLDLDDAGLRARLEVHADDEPMPAWTGYHPWFRRRLSRGEPARFTVNCGHLLPRDDSGMPSLTTVPVDSPLPDGPWDDVFGDVTWPASISWDGALQVEIRSDARYVVVFDQKPDALCVEPQTAPPNAIESGTADVVHPGTPLHLEMYITWS; encoded by the coding sequence GTGCCGGACATCCAGCTCCAGACCGCCTCGGGCGATGCCGCCGTGATCATCAGCCCCGACAACGGCGGCCGTTGGGCCTCACTTCGCGTCGGCGACCTCGAACTGCTGGGCCGAGGCGGGCACCGATTGCTCGATTGGGGCAACTACCCCATGGCGCCCTATGCCGGACGCATCCGAGGCGGCCGCATCGACTGGAACGGACGACGACACCAGCTGCCCATCGACATGCCACCCCACGCCATCCACGGCGTCACGCTCGACCGCTCCTGGCAGGTGCTGGACCTCGCCTCGCATCACGCCACGCTGCGCTGCGATTTCGACAGCCGCTGGCCCTGGCGTGGGCACGTCGTCCAGCACCTCGACCTCGACGACGCCGGACTGCGCGCGCGACTCGAGGTACACGCCGACGACGAACCGATGCCGGCCTGGACCGGGTACCACCCCTGGTTCCGACGCCGCCTGTCGCGCGGCGAGCCGGCCCGATTCACGGTGAACTGCGGCCATCTGCTCCCTCGAGATGACTCCGGAATGCCCTCTCTCACAACAGTTCCCGTCGACTCTCCACTGCCCGACGGACCCTGGGACGACGTCTTCGGGGACGTCACCTGGCCGGCGTCGATCAGCTGGGACGGCGCACTGCAGGTCGAAATCCGTTCCGATGCAAGGTATGTGGTGGTCTTCGACCAGAAGCCGGACGCACTGTGCGTGGAGCCACAGACGGCGCCACCCAATGCGATCGAGTCCGGCACAGCAGATGTGGTGCACCCCGGGACCCCTTTGCACCTGGAGATGTACATCACGTGGTCGTGA